One Drosophila subpulchrella strain 33 F10 #4 breed RU33 chromosome 2R, RU_Dsub_v1.1 Primary Assembly, whole genome shotgun sequence genomic window, ACAGGCATATTAAACCATAAAAGTCGTATCGAGATATCAAAAACTCCGACATATTCCTTATTATCCACATTCTCACTGTCATCCTGACCATCAAAGTCAGATTGAGATATCAAAAACTCCGATACACTCCTTATTATCAACATTCCTATCATCATTGTCATCCTGACCAATAACAAAGAAGTGCAAATGCCCATGCCAACCCAATAAATCTGTAGAAAACTTGACGAAGACCCACAAAGAGCTTTTCCACAGGGTCCCGGCAATCACAAAAGTTTTTGAAAACGGCCCCCCCAAAGTTGCACCGTAATTTCCACgataataatcataataaaaATCAAGCAAGCGATAAAGCATAAAACCAAATTACATACAACTCGGTCCTTTTTTGAAGGAGCGTGAAGACTTCGGAACCAAACACTTTGGGTTCTACCTTATATTGCCCGTTGCTTCCGCTTTCAGTTGTGgtacaacataaaaataaaaagttttttctCAACCCGAAAACTTGCACATTGTCAAAAATAAAACCCTAAGAAATTCGGCCACTAAAatatatgtgtgtatatatagaTTTATATAGATATCTCGACTTGGTCAGGGGCTGCCAGACATTTTATGGAGCACGTAACGGACATTTTTTTGCGGGTTATTTTCGTTTGAAAAGTTTTCCCATAACCCTCTCACATTATGTAACATCGGGCCGACTGCAACCGAATATCAGCACGTATTGGGGTTAAGATAATGCCCTCCCAACGATCTGGGCGGTGGATAGACTTTTATTTGTGCCGAGCGAAAGAGCTAAATTCATTAAGTTGTCAAATGCAAGTCAACACAATACGAATTTCTGACATGGGCATGACACATCCTCTGCGCCGCAAAAATCGCGAGCAGACGAAGCGAAAGAGTAGAAAATAGGAAGTGGAAAATATGTAGGGGGGCGGGGGAGGCCCAAGTGGCTCTAGAAAAGCCaaggaaaatgaaaaatggCAATGCAAATCTTTGCCATTGTCGTCAGACTTTCTTCTGTCCCCAATTCAGCAATTTTAAATGCCAGGAAAAGCAGCCATTAAACATTAGTTTAAGTTCATACAAAACTTTTACTCTATGATATGTCGATTGCAAGATGCTCGAGGAATACAATAACCCTGAACGTTCTTAGTTAGCAACCAACCCTTTTTACAGGCGCATCCACGTTCACATTTTTTCGCGATACACCTGCGAGTATAATAGTAATTCGAGCACATTTTGGGACAAACTGGCTTGCATTTAACCATTACCATTTTGTGGTGACAAGCTGGggatataaacaaaaaattagaaagatatttgaaataataaatatgtaaacTTACACTTGATAAGCGGTATTTCAGCATGTGAAAAATGTAATATCCACATTATAACTAAGGGGAACAGACTGAAGTACATCTTATACGTTTTATTCATGGGATCAACTGATATATAGAACGTGTCTAGTGAACTATGGTGTGCAAAATCAATTCTGTTCCAGTTGATTAGTTGCAATCCAATGATTttctacatttaaaattaattaaacagtTTGTTGGCCAAACAAGCAGCCACCTCAGCGATAAATTAATGACACTTTAAAGCCCGCCCACGTCACCACTAAGCCTCTTACTTCGGGAAAATTAACTGGAAAAATCCGTTGCTGATGGAGAAAATGCCGCAAAGGGCCGGCTTAAAATCCCGCTGCCCgcaacaaatgaaaaattcAGAGGATCGTGGACGCGGCAGCCTATGggtaaacattttaattcTACTAATTGAAGCAGTGAAATCTATGGCCCGGACCAAATCAAATGGATATCCCAAACTAATAAACGGTTTAACAGGGCGTATGCGCGGTTTGCCATGTTGATTTTGCAtaatacacattttttttttcttgattaTTTGCAGTGTAATTAACTGTCCAGCTGGCGCATAATTACAATTTTGAAATTGTATGCCCTGAATATGTGGCATATGTGCGGAAGAAAGGTGCATTGTGTGCCGAATGCGATGGCTCACATATCAGCCGTGGTTTTTTGGCCAGGAATGGGGGAGTGAGGAGTGGTGGTCATCTGATATGGTGGATGGCCTAGACAATGGATAATAGATGCTGGTCATCGTTTGTTGGCTCAGTCCACTGGCATTATGCGTTATTCTGCGGCCAACGATCATCATCATCGGCCATCCAGGCATCAGGCATTGCTGGGCGCTATTTGCGGTTTTAATTATGTCCAGCTCGTGGAACGCAGCAACGCGGCGAAAAACAATGCGAAATATGGGGGTGGGCTTGGGGCTTAAATGGAATATGGGGACGAGGCAGTTGCATTGTTGCAGCGATTGAAATAAATGATGCGAGATGGGACTACTGAATATGCAGGACGAAAGAATGGGCCCTAATTCGGGACAACAGTTTCGGGATGGTCGTAAGAAAATCAATATGCAAAGCGTCCAAGGGCATGGGAATGGGCCATGATTAATGGATAATGTGCCGCCGGAGAGCTGTGCATATGGCGTGCATATATGGAAAACGTTTCGCTGATTGATAAACCAAATGCCAAGCAGAGCGAATAAATCGTTGCATCAGAATGGATGTGTGGCACATACACCATGTACTATATGTACATACAATACAACATCAGCCACGATCCGATACGCCCTTTGTGCTTCCCCAAAAGCTTCGTTGATGGCACGGCAGTCCATCAACGTTGAGGGCTTAAAGTGTCACCCTCACCTCAACTCTGAACTCAACTCAGCCAACTAACAAAACCCAAAAGGCATACTACCTCGTGCAAACTTAATGCTAATGTTAAGCCGGGTCCTTGAAAAATTAATGCCTACTAATAATTCAAGGGGGCCCGCAAGGGCCCATGCTTAAATAATCTAACGCACAATTAATTGAAGGTGCCATAaatattgcgtatacgcaacgtaAATCAGCCAAGATGGCAGCCAGGCGGCAGTAAAACCCCTTTTGGCAAATTCCTGATTATGCAAACAATTAATCCTGGAAGCGTTTATTGCAGGGCTTATTTCCTGTGAGGGAAGACAGAGAGTGAATGGTTAAACCCAGCTCATCTGACCAGGATGAACTAGCAAATTTGGTCTACGTATGTCTTCATTAGGCTTGATTGTCGACTATGCCTGGGAAAAGCCTTTGTTTTAATCAATTTGGCAGTGACTTGCTTGCAGCCGGAAGCACGCCATTCAGCAATCACATTAGCCAGGATTCCTTGCTGTTACTGGCCGGAAATAAAGGCCAAAAGGCAGGAGGCAAAACGTCAGTTGGCCGGTCAACTGGCCAGACCGCAGCATTAAAGCAACATTTGTTTTAACATCTCGGCAAGGAGaggcaaaagaaaaaaaaacaccattCACCGCAAAAGGCGAAGGAAGCTGGACTGTCAGCTGCTTGCAGAATGCTGCCGAAAATTTCAAACAATGCAACACAAATTGCCGGCAACCGCAGCAGCAAGCGCGGTTTCGAGGTGCTGGCCCAGAGTTCCGAGTTACCAGTAACCAGTTACCAGTTTCCAGTTCCGAGTTCCCTTGTCCAAAGGAAGGACGTCCTGTGAAGGAGTGGCCCTTCGACCGCAGTTCACAATAGTTGACCAGTGCAATATTTTGACTTGGTCAGCGGGAAAAGCGCCCGAGCagctcaaagaaaataaaaaagagcaGCCTTCATCGAAGACTAAGTTGAGGTAGTTTGTTTTGCCAGCGAACAAAAAagctgaaaatatttataggaTAAAGCAAGTTAACAATTTTTCAACTTCTTAAATTTATAGAAAATACTAAGAGCTTTAGAAATAAATAGGAATTATATAATCATGAATTGTGTCACCTTTGGAGAAGCAATTTAAATGTTCAATCCAATTAACCTCGTTAAAAATATGATCCACAATAAATTGCATTCATTTTAGTTTAAATCtcttttatattttagttGCACAAGGCCGAAAAGTGTTCTTGGTTTTTCTATACTCTGCGGCATATTCAACGTTGGCCAAACAACCCCAAAATTCTTTACCCATTCTTTGCGAATTTGTGGCTTTATTGCAATCAGTATTTGGAATCCCATTTACCGCCGCCTTTCTCCTGGCCAGGCGAGTAATCAGTTTTAGCCATGACTGTAAGCCCCACGGAGATAGACAACCCAAAAAGCCAACAACATCACAAACGATTTCAACCATTCTCTGACTGCCGCCGCTCCTC contains:
- the LOC119549535 gene encoding SCO-spondin → MNKTYKMYFSLFPLVIMWILHFSHAEIPLIKSCHHKMVMVKCKPVCPKMCSNYYYTRRCIAKKCERGCACKKGWLLTKNVQGYCIPRASCNRHIIE